A region of the Chryseobacterium gotjawalense genome:
GGAAACTATTCCTCCTTCTAAGAGGATTCCAGCGTAGAGTAGTGGTGGCAGTTGGTCGCTGATAATCGTTTTTCCGTCGGTTGCCACTTCATATTCTTTTCTGGTAGATCTGATAATTTGTCGTTCATTTAAAAGATTTCCGATATTTTCTCTTTCAATGGGACGGAACCATTTAGAATCCTCTAAAGCTTTCAGTAAAATAGAAGTGGTTCCTTGTGGAATAGCGGTGCTCCAATTGCTGCCGTTTTCTGCCATTTTGTATTGACCGGTTTGGTCTTTGAATTTATAGACTCCAATGACAATTTTTTCTTCCGGTGCAGGTAATTCTTTGAGCTGTTTGGTATAGGGAGTCATCTCTCCCAATGTAGATTTATCTCCTTCGGCGGGCAGATTCATCATTGTACCACAGCTGTTTATTACGCCTAGCAAGAAGAGCAGGAGTAAAATTTTGATTGTTAATAAAGTTTTCATGATATTAATTCTTAGTTCGGGATTATGATCTCTGACTGCTCACCTGTTGATGTATTTAAAATTCTTACTATTAATCCTTTATCAGACTGTGTAACTTGTATGTACATTGAACCGAAAGTATAATTTCCCGGTTTTAGATTTCCATCTCCGAATTGATTTCCGAAGAGTTTTTGAGACAGTTGACTCAATAACTGCCGATTGAGACTTTCAGTGAAACTATCAAGCGAGCTCAGTGAATTAAAAGCTGAAGTATCACCTTTGAATTGATTTTGGGAAGAAGCTGAACTTAAAAGCCATTGGTAATTAAAAGTGTCGCCACCAAAAGCCGGATTGACTGGTTTGTAAACAAATTGTTGGGCACCCACAAAACTCAATCCTAAAACGAAATATAAAATAAGTGTTTTCATTGCATTGTTTTTTTTAATTAATAAATGAAGCCTTTGTCTGACACCTGGCGATCCTGTTCGAATTGTATCAGATTACCGATAGTTTCTTTTACTGCATCATTGATATAATCTTCATCTGGACGTGCCATAAACGTGAGCACATTTTCATCATCAGCAAAAACCTGAAGCATCATATTTGTTCCAGTTGATGGGAATTCTGCAATACGAACTCTAAAACTAAATTTGATATCGTTCAGCATTAGAACAGAAAAGAGTTTGGTGTAAAAATCCTCACCAACTCTGGTTTTGGTATCGTTAATAACCAAATTACTCAACATCACATTCTCTTCGTTGGATGTTTTTTCGTAGGCTACAGAATTTTTTAAACTTTTAGAATTCATTTCCAAACTGTCTTTTGCAATAACTTTCGCGGTTTTTTCATCTTTAATAAAAAGATAAACTTTCAAGGCGTCATCTTTATTGACATTAATAGAGATTTCCGAAAGAACTCTGGTTTCTTTCGGAAGAAGGGTAAATTTATTTTCTTGTTTTGAAGAGGACATATTTTTCCCTTTATCTTTTTTCACAGCAAGAAAGATATAATTAAGGGATTGGAAAACTTCACTTTGATTTTGAGCGACTGCTTTTAGATTGAGTACTCCTTCAATATCATGAGTTTCAATTTTTGCAATAACTTTACCGGAGTCCTGTGCGTTTGAATTAATTCCAAGTAGCAAGAGGAAAATAAGACTGATACTTTTACTAATATTTTTCATCCTTTTATTTTATATTAATAATGTCGTACAAAAATCATTTTATCGTTTGTTTTTAGATTAATCTGCATCTCTTTCGAATTACTGTTGTTTCCTGTAACATCGATATAATTGTTATTGCCTTCAACATTTACTTTCTGTTTGTTTTCTAAATGAGGATTGGTGTTGGTCATTAAAGTGGTATTAAAATCACCCGTTTGCCGAATCATTAAATCACTTCTTTTACTTTTATCATAAATCATAGCATTGTTGTTATTTCCTATTTGCGTAACTGATGCCTTCGTAGAGAATTCAGAAACATTGGTTCTGGGCGCATCGATTATATTTAAAACATTTAAACTGCTGATGTTTTTAAAATCAATGCTCTGTGCACCCATCAAAAAACTGCAGAGAATCGTGAGGATTAAGAGTGTGTTTTTCATGATTTTATTATTTTCTGGATAAAAGGGAGAAGCCATTAAATAACTTCTCCCAAAGGATGAATTAATATCAGGTCGTTAGGTTTAATGACAACCAACGGTTCCTTTTGGACAATTTGTTGACGGCAGGTTTACATTACTGCAGCAACTGTAACTACTGTTAGTATCCTGCACAACAGTAATGGTATTATCACATCCAATTTGGTAATCTTTTGTATAATGACCATTACCAGTTTGTGTTTGGCTAATAGTATTTCTGTTACCAACTTGTGTAGCATATGCCTTATTGGAATCTCCTTTTTGAACTTGATAGATTTTATCAGTGTAACCTGTTTGCTTTGCATCAGCAAAATTATTGTATCCATCTTGATTTTGATCAATCAGATTTAATAAACCTCCATTTTGCCATGCATGAGCTTCATTTTTCTCTCCCTTTTGAGTTTGAATAATGGTGTTTAAAAAACCGTTTTGCCATGCGTAAGCTTTATTGCCTTTAGCGGCATGGCCAGGACTACCTTGATTTTGTTTTACGGTATTAAGCTCACCATATTGTTTTGATTCTTCATAATTACCTGTGCCATATTGGTTTTGTACCGCTGTATTAAGCTCACCACATTGCATTGCATAGACAGAGTTACGATTGTTGACCGAACCTTTACCATTTTGCATCTGGGTTACTGAATTATATTTACCATACTGTTCTGTTTTAGACATATTCCAATCACCTACTTGTGTTGTTTTATTACTGTTATTCATTTGGAACGTAAAGAAAGGTTTTCCATGCTGGTCTACAGTTGAAAAGTTATTATCTCCCGTTTGGTCAATTGTGTTGTAATTCTTTTGACCGTGTTGCCCAACAGTTGCATGGTTGGAATTTCCGTATTGGTTAGTTTCATCATGGTTGCTTTGTGCAAAACCGATGGTAACTGCCATAAGTGCGTATGCACTTGCTAGTAATTTTTTCATGATTAAAAATTTTTGGTTAGTTTGTGATACAAATGTATATCGATTCTGAAGCGAAAAAACCACCGATAAAAATGAAATTTCCTAATTGGATGAAAACGATGAAGAACACAGTTAATACACCTATATAAAAATGAGGTATTTACGCAATCGTGCTATAGAAAACCTATAAATGAAAAAAGTTAAAATTTCTTAAATAGGGCTGCAGATGACTTTCCCACGTCATATTCACAATTAAATGATGATCGCAGAGAAAATTAAAAACTAGGAAACTATTTTTGTTTTCTAG
Encoded here:
- a CDS encoding curli production assembly/transport component CsgF, with protein sequence MKTLILYFVLGLSFVGAQQFVYKPVNPAFGGDTFNYQWLLSSASSQNQFKGDTSAFNSLSSLDSFTESLNRQLLSQLSQKLFGNQFGDGNLKPGNYTFGSMYIQVTQSDKGLIVRILNTSTGEQSEIIIPN
- a CDS encoding CsgE family curli-type amyloid fiber assembly protein codes for the protein MKNISKSISLIFLLLLGINSNAQDSGKVIAKIETHDIEGVLNLKAVAQNQSEVFQSLNYIFLAVKKDKGKNMSSSKQENKFTLLPKETRVLSEISINVNKDDALKVYLFIKDEKTAKVIAKDSLEMNSKSLKNSVAYEKTSNEENVMLSNLVINDTKTRVGEDFYTKLFSVLMLNDIKFSFRVRIAEFPSTGTNMMLQVFADDENVLTFMARPDEDYINDAVKETIGNLIQFEQDRQVSDKGFIY